CGAGGGTGGCCACTACATCAGCGTGGTCGGGTACTCCGACGACGGCAAGACGGTGACCATCGCCGACTCGGCCAACCCGGACCAGGCCTCCTACCGGATGAGCGTGGACAACCTGGCCGACTGGATCGCCAGCCGCGGCTACGCGACCTCCTGACCCACCGCACACCACGAGCGGGCCGACCCCACACCGGGGTCGGCCCGCTCAGCGTTGCGCGTCGGCACCCACCGGGTCTGCGGCCGGCGGGTCAGCGGCCGGCGGATCGGCGGCCATCGGGGCGGCCGCGTCGGCGGCCGGCGAGTCAGCTGCCGGCGAGTCGGCTGCCGGCGAGTCAGCCGGGTCGGTCTCGTCGGACGGCTCGGGGTTGCGGGTCCGGCTGCGCAGCCACCAGGTGCCGCCCAGACCGACGAGCACCGCGACAGCCAGGGCGATCCAGGAGAAGTCCTTGAGCCAGTGCTCGGCCACCCGCCCCAGGGTGTAGATCAGGTAGGTGGTGCCGAAGGCCCAGACCAACCCGCCGGCCGCGTTGGCCACCAGGAACCGGCGGTACGGCACGTGCAGCATGCCGGCGAGCGGGCCGGCGAGGATCCGCAACAATGCCACGAACCGGCCGAAGAAGACCGCCCACACGCCGTACCGGGCGAAGGTCCGTTCGGCCTGGGCCAGGTGCGCCGGCCCGAGGTGCTTCGGGAACCGCCGACCCAGCCGGTCCAGCAGCGGCCGGCCGCCCCGACGGCCGATCGCGTAGCCGACCGAGTCGCCGACGATGGCGCCGAACGCGGCGAAGCTGGCCAGCCAGAGCGGGTCCACCGCCCCGGTGGTGGCGGCCAGCAGCGCGGAGCTGACCAGCACGATCTCACCCGGCAGCGGAACGCCCATGCTCTCCACGCCGATCACGCCGGCCACGATCAGATAGATGGCGGCCGGCGGCAGCGCGGCGAGCCAGTGTTGTACGTCGACCACGACCCACCCCTTGCGATC
Above is a window of Micromonospora yangpuensis DNA encoding:
- a CDS encoding DedA family protein translates to MVDVQHWLAALPPAAIYLIVAGVIGVESMGVPLPGEIVLVSSALLAATTGAVDPLWLASFAAFGAIVGDSVGYAIGRRGGRPLLDRLGRRFPKHLGPAHLAQAERTFARYGVWAVFFGRFVALLRILAGPLAGMLHVPYRRFLVANAAGGLVWAFGTTYLIYTLGRVAEHWLKDFSWIALAVAVLVGLGGTWWLRSRTRNPEPSDETDPADSPAADSPAADSPAADAAAPMAADPPAADPPAADPVGADAQR